In Mercenaria mercenaria strain notata unplaced genomic scaffold, MADL_Memer_1 contig_1905, whole genome shotgun sequence, the following proteins share a genomic window:
- the LOC128546019 gene encoding uncharacterized protein LOC128546019, translated as MEINGEDYDHGKQVVHLSFIYVGHTHEDVDAALSKISEKLRTTDAETLDDLIALLPKPEEILHMFDVKNWLAPQIADIEKHSEPLHFKFVKKNEEVQVYFKGQNIDPWCELNGNILTSIPNGQPTTIKPDYSHINIERQSKQIECLHSLFRKQGTISKWERFFNVLQTTGRISVANQPWFLDCLPRQSQNVNFEDVIPPEVRELILKETKVPKFRIRKRQSKNKEARQTTKKTNKANQRPKQHKSQMILRSMFGS; from the exons GTTCATCTGTCCTTCATATATGTTGGACATACACATGAAGATGTCGATGCAGCGTTGAGTAAAATTTCGGAGAAACTAAGAACTACAGATGCAGAGACATTGGATGACCTAATTGCACTGCTTCCAAAACCTGAGGAAATTCTACACATGTTTGATGTGAAGAACTGGCTAGCTCCTCAAATTGCTGATATTGAAAAACATTCAGAGCCATTACACtttaaatttgtaaagaaaaatgaaGAAGTTCAAGTGTATTTTAAAGGACAAAATATTGATCCATGGTGTGAACTTAATGGGAATATTCTTACTTCAATTCCAAATGGACAGCCCACAACAATAAAACCAGATTATAGCCATATCAATATTGAAAGACAATCAAAACAAATAGAATGTTTACATTCATTGTTTAGGAAACAGGGAACAATATCAAAGTGGGAGAGGTTTTTTAACGTTCTGCAAACAACTGGAAGAATTTCCGTAGCAAATCAACCTTGGTTTCTAGACTGTTTACCGAGGCAGTCACAAAATGTCAACTTCGAAGATGTAATCCCCCCAGAAGTTAGAGAACTAATTCTAAAGGAAACAAAAGTTCCCAAG TTTAGAATACGAAAAAGGCAGAGCAAGAATAAAGAGGCTCGGCAGACAACAAAGAAAACGAACAAGGCAAATCAAAGACCAAAACAACATAAATCACAGATGATATTAAGAAGCATGTTTGGCTCATGA